The following are encoded together in the candidate division KSB1 bacterium genome:
- a CDS encoding DNA-formamidopyrimidine glycosylase has translation MPELPDLVYLEKRLQPLLVGRQFTAVEVYEPVVVRMLLPGDFAQTLTGLTCTAVRRHGPFLVFSLSGEKELILHPMLAGRLQWRNDAGQPAASCALTLTCEPGAGRLHYLDDKRMGKIYLTKAGAYGNIPRFCDQGPDLLSAAFSLEYFQQQLRRSRKQVRVLLMDQAVVSCIGNAYADEILFHAGLHPKTFCQQLQEEEITRLYHSIRAVMQWGLDAVAAAQPALEVKVRDHLQVRNRKDQPCPKCGSKIRRAGVLGHDAFFCPTCQPPARRQFLDWRTLDKPRP, from the coding sequence ATGCCCGAGTTGCCTGATCTCGTCTATTTGGAAAAGCGTCTGCAGCCCCTGCTGGTTGGCCGGCAGTTCACGGCTGTCGAAGTTTATGAGCCGGTGGTGGTGCGCATGCTGCTGCCGGGCGATTTCGCCCAAACGCTCACGGGCCTCACCTGCACAGCCGTGCGACGGCACGGTCCGTTTCTGGTCTTCAGCCTTTCCGGAGAAAAGGAACTGATCCTGCACCCCATGCTCGCCGGCCGGCTGCAATGGCGCAACGACGCCGGCCAACCCGCGGCGAGCTGCGCGTTGACTCTGACCTGCGAACCGGGCGCGGGACGGCTGCATTACCTCGATGACAAAAGGATGGGCAAGATTTACCTGACGAAGGCGGGGGCTTACGGAAACATCCCGCGCTTTTGCGATCAGGGGCCGGATCTGCTTTCCGCCGCCTTTTCACTGGAGTATTTCCAGCAGCAGCTCCGGCGCAGCCGCAAACAGGTGCGTGTGCTGCTCATGGATCAAGCGGTGGTGAGCTGCATCGGCAACGCCTATGCGGATGAGATTTTGTTTCACGCCGGCCTTCATCCCAAAACCTTCTGCCAGCAGTTGCAGGAGGAAGAGATCACGCGGCTGTATCACAGCATCCGTGCCGTCATGCAGTGGGGCCTCGACGCGGTGGCAGCCGCCCAGCCCGCGCTGGAGGTGAAGGTGCGCGATCATCTGCAGGTGCGCAATCGCAAAGATCAGCCCTGCCCCAAATGCGGCAGCAAAATCCGGCGTGCCGGCGTGCTGGGACATGACGCCTTCTTCTGCCCCACCTGTCAGCCGCCGGCCCGACGCCAGTTTCTCGACTGGCGGACTCTCGACAAACCGCGCCCCTGA
- the tpx gene encoding thiol peroxidase: MALERKGAVTLGGKPLTLVGAEIKVGDRAPAFTVMDNKWQTVRFENLGGKPTLLSSILSVNTGVCDAEIRRFNQEAGKLGDKAQFLTISTDLPCAQAIWCGHAGVQNVQTYADHLHTSFGLAYGTLVKEIRVLSRAIFVIDRDGIVQYVEYVPEIGQHPDYDRAMAAIHRLL; encoded by the coding sequence ATGGCGTTGGAACGCAAAGGTGCGGTGACGCTCGGCGGCAAGCCTCTCACCCTGGTGGGTGCGGAAATCAAAGTGGGCGACCGCGCACCGGCTTTCACAGTGATGGACAACAAGTGGCAGACGGTTCGTTTTGAGAATCTGGGCGGCAAGCCGACGCTGCTTTCCTCCATTCTGTCGGTCAACACCGGCGTGTGCGATGCGGAGATCCGGCGGTTCAACCAGGAGGCGGGCAAGTTGGGCGACAAGGCGCAGTTTCTCACCATCAGCACGGATTTGCCGTGCGCGCAGGCGATCTGGTGTGGCCACGCCGGCGTGCAGAATGTCCAAACCTACGCGGATCATCTCCACACCAGCTTCGGCCTGGCCTACGGCACACTGGTCAAAGAGATTCGCGTGCTGTCACGCGCCATTTTCGTGATTGACCGGGATGGCATCGTGCAGTATGTCGAATACGTTCCCGAGATCGGGCAACATCCCGACTATGACCGGGCCATGGCGGCGATCCACCGGTTGCTCTGA
- a CDS encoding SDR family oxidoreductase: protein MNAVVSPFEHLMLPGLRDAVVLITGGTRGTGRLTASLFAQCGARVAINGRSPAETQAVARELAAHHGVATLALPADVAEVQAVREMFAHLQRWSHGRLEVLVCNAGYPLLEEFWQTPLHEMGEQESQQWFQRVRAVDLDGARYCSREALKLMVAQRRGVLIFVSSTPALVGYRGTPYTEAKAALLGLMHDLALEYGKYGIRANAIAPGNIASGWYERLSPAQRAILAQEAPMGRWGKPEEVAGTILFLASELAGFITGQTIVIDGGKVMR, encoded by the coding sequence ATGAACGCGGTTGTTTCACCCTTCGAGCATTTGATGCTGCCGGGGTTGCGTGACGCTGTGGTCCTGATCACAGGCGGCACGCGCGGCACCGGCCGTCTGACCGCCAGCCTGTTCGCGCAATGTGGCGCCCGCGTGGCAATCAACGGCCGCTCGCCCGCCGAAACGCAGGCAGTCGCCCGTGAGCTGGCGGCGCACCACGGTGTCGCAACCCTGGCCCTGCCCGCCGATGTTGCCGAGGTGCAGGCGGTGCGCGAGATGTTCGCGCACCTGCAGCGCTGGAGTCACGGCCGGCTGGAGGTGCTGGTGTGCAATGCCGGCTATCCTCTGCTCGAAGAATTTTGGCAGACGCCGCTGCATGAAATGGGCGAACAGGAAAGCCAGCAATGGTTTCAACGGGTGCGGGCGGTGGATCTGGACGGCGCGCGCTACTGCAGCCGGGAGGCCCTCAAACTGATGGTGGCGCAGCGCCGCGGCGTGTTGATCTTTGTCAGCTCCACGCCGGCCCTGGTGGGCTATCGCGGCACGCCCTACACCGAAGCCAAAGCCGCTCTGCTGGGGTTGATGCACGACCTGGCGCTGGAGTATGGCAAATACGGCATTCGCGCCAATGCCATCGCTCCCGGCAACATCGCCAGCGGCTGGTATGAAAGACTCAGCCCGGCGCAACGGGCAATCCTGGCGCAGGAGGCCCCCATGGGCCGCTGGGGCAAGCCGGAGGAAGTGGCCGGCACGATTCTCTTTCTGGCCTCGGAACTGGCGGGCTTCATCACCGGCCAGACGATCGTGATCGATGGCGGCAAGGTGATGCGTTGA
- a CDS encoding energy transducer TonB: MRRWLFLMLAVAMTASACLRPLPKGDHTTSPAGARSGTAEENIAPEPIGGLAGLQAAVHQPEEVWKENRSGMAVVAATISSSGRVLETHIVKSSGSAALDAEAMLAVARAAWKPGRRNGVPVTATVEVQLHFGQGY; encoded by the coding sequence ATGAGGAGATGGCTGTTTTTGATGCTGGCTGTGGCAATGACTGCGTCTGCCTGTCTGCGGCCGCTGCCCAAGGGAGACCACACGACCTCACCGGCCGGTGCGCGCAGTGGCACCGCGGAAGAGAACATTGCCCCTGAACCAATTGGCGGCTTGGCGGGACTGCAGGCTGCCGTGCATCAACCGGAAGAGGTGTGGAAGGAAAATCGCTCGGGAATGGCGGTGGTGGCGGCGACCATCAGCAGCAGTGGCCGCGTGCTGGAAACGCACATCGTCAAAAGCTCGGGCTCTGCCGCGCTGGATGCAGAGGCGATGCTGGCCGTGGCGCGCGCCGCCTGGAAGCCCGGCCGCCGCAACGGGGTGCCGGTCACCGCCACGGTTGAAGTTCAGCTCCATTTTGGCCAGGGATATTGA
- a CDS encoding serine protease, whose amino-acid sequence MNRCSFHGHPLPVRLRPQRFVCRLLLVSVLAGSATGRAQLLESTIAKIPEPIYRRAQPAVVKIIAGNGQRHGSGLVVGKTQKGLALILTANEIIAGLENTLAIQLDNRPETITARVILEKWRTPELALLAVRARTLPLAPTLLFHPAAKLAPGDHVSVLGFPQTPFISQNRGRIVRSAENRLVLNIVVPAGQSGGPLIDADGRVVGIALTRGPAPGEGVPLAVVQERLHAWLGRVPLAERWQVAGEQKHWTGWLIGGTLLLATGAAVAWSGLF is encoded by the coding sequence ATGAATCGTTGCTCTTTTCACGGGCACCCTTTGCCGGTGCGCCTCCGGCCGCAACGGTTTGTCTGCCGCTTGCTGCTGGTGAGTGTGCTGGCCGGCAGCGCCACCGGCCGGGCACAACTGCTCGAATCCACCATCGCCAAAATCCCCGAACCCATTTATCGCCGGGCGCAACCGGCCGTGGTGAAAATCATAGCCGGCAACGGCCAGCGCCATGGCAGTGGCCTGGTGGTGGGCAAAACGCAAAAGGGCCTGGCTCTCATTCTCACCGCCAATGAAATCATTGCCGGCCTCGAAAATACGCTTGCGATTCAACTCGACAACCGCCCGGAGACGATTACAGCGCGAGTGATTCTCGAAAAGTGGCGCACCCCGGAGCTGGCTTTGCTGGCGGTGCGCGCCCGGACGCTTCCCCTCGCGCCGACGCTGTTGTTTCATCCGGCGGCAAAACTGGCGCCGGGCGACCACGTCAGCGTGCTGGGATTCCCGCAAACGCCGTTCATCTCACAAAATCGCGGCCGCATCGTGCGCAGTGCAGAAAACCGGCTGGTGCTGAACATCGTCGTGCCTGCAGGCCAGTCGGGCGGACCACTCATCGATGCTGACGGCCGGGTCGTCGGTATCGCGTTGACACGCGGTCCGGCGCCCGGCGAAGGCGTTCCTTTGGCGGTGGTGCAAGAACGGCTGCATGCCTGGTTGGGCCGGGTGCCGCTGGCGGAACGCTGGCAGGTCGCTGGCGAACAAAAGCATTGGACCGGCTGGCTGATCGGCGGCACCCTGCTGCTGGCCACGGGTGCGGCGGTGGCCTGGTCCGGCCTCTTTTGA
- a CDS encoding quinone oxidoreductase, with translation MKAIRIHQLGGAEVLQLEEIPVPEPGDTEVLIQVAVCGVNFIDVYYRTGLYKVPLPFTPGSEAAGVVAGVGDKVTEVQPGQRVAFAMTPGGYAEYVVVPAWRVVALPDALPFDLGAAVLLQGMTAHYLTQSVYPLKSGETCLVHAAAGGIGLMLVQMAAQRGARVIGTVSTEAKAVLARAAGAAEVILYTQQDFEKEVKRLTAGRGVEVVYDAVGKTTWEKSMNCLRPRGYLVLFGQASGPVPPIDPLALSTKGSLFMTRATLTHYTATREELLWRANDVFSSVMQGRLNVRIHRILPLAEARRAHELLESRQTTGKLLLRP, from the coding sequence ATGAAAGCCATCCGCATTCATCAACTGGGCGGCGCGGAAGTGCTGCAACTCGAAGAGATCCCCGTGCCTGAACCGGGCGACACCGAAGTCCTGATTCAGGTGGCAGTCTGTGGGGTCAACTTCATCGACGTGTATTACCGCACCGGTCTCTACAAAGTTCCGCTGCCCTTCACGCCGGGGAGCGAAGCTGCCGGCGTGGTGGCGGGCGTCGGTGACAAGGTGACGGAGGTGCAGCCCGGTCAGCGCGTGGCTTTTGCCATGACGCCGGGCGGCTATGCCGAATATGTGGTCGTGCCCGCCTGGCGCGTCGTGGCTTTGCCGGACGCCCTGCCCTTTGATTTGGGCGCGGCGGTCTTGTTGCAGGGCATGACCGCGCATTACTTGACGCAATCGGTATATCCGCTCAAAAGCGGCGAGACCTGCCTCGTGCATGCGGCGGCAGGCGGCATCGGGTTGATGCTGGTGCAAATGGCCGCGCAGCGCGGCGCGCGCGTCATCGGCACCGTTTCAACGGAAGCGAAGGCCGTACTGGCGCGCGCGGCCGGTGCCGCGGAAGTCATTCTTTACACGCAGCAGGATTTTGAAAAGGAGGTGAAGCGCCTGACGGCGGGCAGGGGGGTGGAGGTGGTGTATGATGCGGTGGGCAAAACCACCTGGGAGAAGAGCATGAATTGTCTGCGGCCGCGCGGCTATCTCGTGCTCTTCGGGCAGGCCAGCGGTCCGGTGCCACCGATCGACCCGCTGGCGCTGAGCACCAAAGGCTCGCTGTTCATGACCCGCGCCACGCTCACGCACTACACCGCCACCCGTGAAGAATTATTGTGGCGGGCGAATGATGTTTTTAGTTCTGTCATGCAGGGCCGGCTGAACGTGCGCATTCACCGCATCCTGCCGCTCGCCGAGGCGCGCCGGGCACACGAGTTGTTGGAGAGCCGCCAAACCACCGGCAAGCTGCTGCTGCGGCCATGA
- a CDS encoding class I SAM-dependent methyltransferase, which yields MDCCTLAGTNKFFNLQAGFMLWRFKRHGLRPEQRLLVEGIRRSGLSHAGILEIGCGVGALHLTLLQNGAATAVGIDISEKMIATARRLAAEMALQPRTSYQQGDFLDLHDKLAAADVTILDKVICCYPDAQRLIAGAAARTRQTLAVSYPRHSHFARLAFRLVIAGLRLLRFGFHPYYHPPAQIEAWIHTQGFEKAFEAHTPIWAVQVYQRRA from the coding sequence ATGGACTGCTGCACGCTCGCCGGTACCAACAAATTTTTCAATCTCCAGGCCGGTTTCATGCTGTGGCGATTCAAGCGGCACGGCCTGCGGCCGGAGCAACGCCTGCTGGTCGAGGGCATTCGCCGCAGCGGCCTGTCGCACGCCGGGATTTTGGAAATCGGTTGTGGCGTGGGCGCGCTGCATCTGACTCTGCTGCAAAACGGCGCCGCCACTGCGGTCGGCATCGACATTTCAGAGAAAATGATTGCCACCGCACGCCGGCTCGCCGCGGAGATGGCGCTGCAGCCACGCACCAGCTATCAGCAGGGCGATTTCCTCGACCTGCATGACAAGCTGGCCGCGGCGGATGTCACGATTCTCGACAAGGTGATTTGTTGTTATCCCGATGCGCAGCGGCTGATTGCCGGTGCGGCCGCCAGGACACGCCAGACGCTCGCCGTGAGCTATCCCCGCCACAGCCATTTCGCGCGGCTGGCCTTTCGACTGGTCATTGCCGGCTTGCGACTGCTGCGTTTCGGATTCCATCCCTATTATCATCCCCCTGCGCAAATTGAAGCCTGGATCCATACGCAGGGTTTCGAAAAGGCATTCGAGGCACACACCCCGATTTGGGCGGTGCAGGTTTATCAGCGCCGTGCCTGA
- the trmB gene encoding tRNA (guanosine(46)-N7)-methyltransferase TrmB — MSRKKLRRFAELATFPNVYYHPVDLKGRWHERCFKNDHAITLELACGKGEYTIALARRFPQGNFIGVDAKGARLWTGAKIALQENLANAAFLRGQIENLAQFFAPQEVSEIWITFPDPFSENSKAKKRLTAPRFLQMYRLLLPPQGRIHLKTDDPGLFVFTLESVRAEGGTILTAIPDIHQHAGADELLRIQTTYERRHLAAGKSIKYVCFHLPPLQPVTD; from the coding sequence ATGTCGCGAAAGAAACTGCGCCGCTTCGCCGAACTGGCAACTTTCCCCAATGTTTATTATCATCCGGTTGACCTGAAGGGTCGCTGGCATGAGCGCTGCTTCAAAAACGATCATGCCATCACGCTCGAGCTGGCCTGCGGCAAGGGCGAATACACCATTGCGCTGGCCCGCCGCTTCCCGCAGGGAAATTTCATCGGCGTCGATGCCAAAGGCGCGCGCTTGTGGACCGGCGCCAAAATCGCGCTGCAGGAAAATCTGGCGAACGCCGCCTTTCTGCGCGGACAGATCGAGAACCTGGCGCAGTTCTTCGCGCCGCAGGAAGTGAGCGAAATTTGGATTACCTTTCCCGATCCCTTCAGCGAAAACAGCAAGGCCAAAAAGCGCCTGACTGCGCCGCGCTTCCTGCAAATGTACCGCCTGCTGTTGCCGCCGCAGGGCCGGATTCATCTCAAAACCGATGATCCCGGCCTGTTTGTCTTCACGCTGGAAAGTGTGAGGGCGGAGGGTGGCACGATTCTCACGGCGATTCCCGACATCCATCAGCACGCCGGTGCGGATGAGTTGCTGCGCATTCAAACAACCTATGAGCGCCGCCATCTCGCTGCCGGCAAGAGCATCAAGTACGTGTGTTTTCACCTGCCACCTTTGCAACCTGTAACGGATTGA
- a CDS encoding T9SS type A sorting domain-containing protein yields the protein MKTVLRGTWLAWSAVLLTAVLAGAQTTITASDLLGLIGKSQTIESDTTGSLIINLGAAGANQTWDFRAVTLQADRAINQFLSPQTTPFAGRYPLANLVQKTTFPAEPGVEYYLYLQVTTTNVRSLGAGFITPDTAIADFEGGSDFAPLPLQFGATWNTARADTIGDLATFGTVIRSTASNTVDAWGRVRLPIGDFDCLRVRANSQTISLTYIGGTLFLADTTIHIDYSWISRDNFFVAQASSQDGETNPNFTKASSFSRLASLTTAVAENTGNSNPPAGFALAQNFPNPFNPETTISFRIARPAFTELVIYNLTGEKIRTLVSAALSAGTHAVRWDGRDDRGRRAASGVYIYRLKAGEVVTARTMLLLP from the coding sequence ATGAAGACAGTATTACGAGGGACATGGCTCGCGTGGTCGGCAGTTCTGCTCACCGCCGTGCTGGCCGGAGCGCAAACAACCATCACGGCAAGCGATTTATTGGGGCTGATTGGCAAGTCGCAGACGATCGAATCTGACACCACCGGCAGTCTGATCATCAATCTCGGTGCTGCCGGCGCCAATCAGACGTGGGACTTCCGCGCTGTCACTCTGCAGGCTGACCGGGCCATCAATCAGTTCCTGTCGCCCCAGACAACACCATTTGCCGGCCGCTATCCCCTTGCCAACCTGGTGCAAAAAACCACGTTCCCCGCGGAGCCGGGTGTCGAGTATTACTTGTATTTGCAGGTGACCACGACGAATGTACGCAGTCTGGGCGCCGGCTTCATTACGCCTGATACGGCGATTGCCGATTTCGAGGGCGGCAGTGATTTCGCCCCGCTGCCTCTCCAGTTTGGCGCCACGTGGAACACCGCGAGAGCCGACACCATCGGCGATCTGGCGACCTTCGGAACCGTCATCCGATCGACCGCCAGCAATACGGTTGATGCCTGGGGCCGGGTGCGGCTGCCGATCGGAGACTTTGACTGCCTGCGCGTTCGTGCAAACTCGCAGACCATCAGTCTGACTTACATCGGCGGCACGCTGTTCCTCGCCGATACCACGATCCACATCGACTACTCTTGGATCTCGCGTGACAATTTCTTCGTTGCACAAGCCAGCAGCCAGGATGGCGAAACCAATCCCAATTTCACCAAGGCCTCCTCCTTCAGCCGCCTGGCCTCGCTGACCACCGCAGTGGCGGAAAACACCGGCAACAGCAACCCGCCGGCGGGGTTTGCGCTGGCACAAAACTTTCCCAATCCCTTCAACCCGGAAACCACGATTTCCTTTCGCATCGCCCGGCCGGCGTTCACGGAACTGGTGATTTACAATCTGACGGGTGAAAAAATCCGGACGCTGGTTTCCGCGGCTCTGTCGGCAGGCACACATGCAGTGCGTTGGGATGGCAGGGATGATCGCGGCAGGCGCGCCGCCAGCGGCGTTTACATCTATCGTTTGAAAGCCGGTGAGGTTGTCACAGCCAGGACCATGTTACTCTTGCCGTGA
- a CDS encoding PDZ domain-containing protein — MTKPALLCAAFLAGCALPLGAQPVWEYRLRLEEPQAHLLQVELTVPAARPHQDFSLPAWAPGSYQIANYAKFVQDFAALDAAGRSLPVIKIDKQTWRVTTAGGNGNLTIRYRVLANLLSDTESEFNEEHAQVFGPQVFMYAVNQPARPVRLRVMHLRGWRIATGLTAVDDSTFQARDYDEFIDAPLEIGNFLEVRFPVAGRLCRLVMHGEQDSARVRNLAQQLHKIVAEQIQMMGGPPFPEYVFIWHVDPRAPYYGLEHLNSTSIGMPHRPGDMRDAAGVSFSYSGLQRQDIDLEYAAHEFFHLWNVKRIRPRELGPFDYTREVHTAGLWIAEGWTDYYGYLTLLRTGLWPRWKWLRLYANLLTEYRRSSGWRFRSPQQASIDTWLWAYGSGEQGNLAQTYFSYYPHGNLLALCMDLRIRSESRGRCSLDDVMRALLARFGLPRPGFTTEQFWQCLSEVTAMDWRAFRRDYVEGTLELPVDDYLKLAGIKIDTLSHPDASYLGVSVREQDQQAIVAAVAWRSSAAQAGLEVGDRWLALDGQAVTPENWQSLLARKAVGSQIELLIARHGRIRRLHAVLQPQPPVSYDLRIVEEEDPEVTALRQAWWRPYVAVED; from the coding sequence ATGACGAAACCCGCTTTGCTGTGCGCTGCTTTTCTCGCCGGCTGTGCCCTCCCGCTTGGGGCGCAACCGGTTTGGGAATACCGGCTGCGGCTGGAAGAGCCCCAGGCGCATTTGCTGCAGGTCGAACTGACCGTGCCGGCAGCAAGACCGCATCAGGATTTCAGCCTGCCAGCCTGGGCGCCGGGATCCTATCAAATCGCGAACTACGCCAAATTCGTGCAGGATTTTGCCGCGCTTGATGCCGCCGGCCGGTCGTTGCCTGTCATCAAGATCGACAAACAGACCTGGCGCGTCACCACTGCCGGCGGCAACGGCAATCTCACGATTCGCTATCGCGTCCTTGCCAACCTCCTCAGCGACACGGAAAGCGAATTCAACGAGGAACATGCGCAGGTGTTCGGCCCGCAAGTTTTCATGTATGCCGTCAATCAGCCGGCGCGGCCGGTGCGCCTGCGCGTCATGCACTTGCGCGGCTGGCGCATCGCCACCGGTCTGACGGCGGTGGATGACTCCACCTTTCAAGCGCGCGATTATGACGAGTTCATCGACGCGCCTCTGGAAATCGGGAATTTTTTGGAGGTGCGCTTCCCTGTGGCGGGCAGGCTCTGCCGCCTGGTGATGCATGGCGAGCAGGACAGCGCAAGGGTTCGCAACCTCGCGCAGCAATTGCACAAAATCGTGGCGGAGCAAATCCAAATGATGGGCGGGCCGCCCTTTCCAGAATACGTCTTCATCTGGCACGTCGATCCCCGCGCGCCGTATTACGGCCTGGAACATCTCAACTCCACCAGCATCGGCATGCCGCATCGTCCGGGTGATATGCGCGACGCGGCCGGGGTGTCCTTCAGCTATTCCGGCTTGCAGCGGCAGGACATCGATCTTGAATACGCCGCGCATGAATTTTTTCACTTGTGGAATGTCAAGCGCATCCGGCCGCGCGAGCTCGGGCCGTTCGATTACACCCGCGAAGTCCACACGGCCGGCCTGTGGATCGCCGAAGGCTGGACGGATTATTACGGCTATCTCACGCTGCTGCGCACGGGGCTCTGGCCGCGTTGGAAATGGCTGCGGCTTTATGCCAATTTGCTGACGGAATATCGTCGCAGCAGCGGCTGGCGCTTCCGCAGCCCGCAGCAGGCCAGTATCGACACCTGGCTGTGGGCCTATGGCAGCGGCGAGCAGGGCAACCTGGCACAGACATATTTCTCCTACTATCCCCACGGCAATTTGCTGGCCTTGTGCATGGACTTGCGCATTCGCAGCGAAAGCCGGGGCCGCTGCAGCCTCGATGACGTCATGCGCGCCCTGCTGGCACGCTTTGGCCTTCCCCGGCCGGGTTTTACCACGGAACAGTTCTGGCAGTGCCTCAGCGAGGTGACGGCAATGGATTGGCGTGCTTTCCGGCGCGATTATGTCGAAGGCACGCTCGAGCTGCCGGTGGATGATTATTTGAAACTGGCGGGAATCAAAATCGACACGCTGTCGCATCCCGATGCGTCTTATTTGGGCGTGAGCGTGCGCGAACAGGACCAGCAAGCCATCGTGGCGGCGGTGGCCTGGCGCTCCAGCGCGGCGCAAGCCGGCCTGGAAGTGGGCGATCGCTGGCTGGCGCTGGATGGGCAGGCCGTCACCCCGGAAAACTGGCAAAGCCTGCTCGCGCGCAAGGCGGTGGGGTCGCAAATCGAATTGTTGATCGCCCGGCATGGCCGCATTCGCCGGCTGCATGCCGTGTTGCAACCACAGCCACCGGTGTCCTATGATCTCCGCATTGTTGAAGAGGAAGATCCGGAAGTGACTGCTCTGCGGCAAGCCTGGTGGCGGCCTTACGTTGCAGTGGAAGATTGA
- a CDS encoding ABC transporter substrate-binding protein/permease, translating into MSKTPFFLLNLLCLLSLAVPRSLPAQNPARPPLRWGADAEGGAPFIFPDRDDPSRMLGFEVDLVAALAARLQREPVFVQNQWDGLVPGLRIDNYDIIVNGLEITPDREQEINFSIPYYITFEQLTVRKDTYDINSLQDCRGRIVGTLKASLAERILQTHPDIESRAYDGQITAYEDLALGRLDAVLMDHPIALYYGATNPKLKLVGDPIGEMQYGIGLRKEDTALLQDINRALEQLTADGTLRTIYQRWNLWTPRLAAFFNDRQPSNVPPDAWHAFLRTNRLERTWQDKLEQYRVKYLPLLLRAAMVTLGLSLSAMILAILFGLVLSLLRLYAVPPFSHLATFYIEAVRGTPLLVQLLFIYYALPQLIGVKLSPVVAAVAGLALNYAAYEAENYRAGILAIPRSQMEAALALGMTRWQALRHVIIPQALRLVIPPVTNDFISLIKDSSVVSVIAMVELTREYQRLAGIDFDYLGLGVVVALMYFLIGLPFVRLAGWAERKFSLDKRATAPVTNP; encoded by the coding sequence ATGAGCAAGACACCGTTTTTTCTACTCAATTTACTCTGCCTGCTCAGCCTGGCCGTGCCGCGATCCTTGCCGGCTCAAAACCCGGCGCGGCCGCCGCTGCGCTGGGGCGCGGATGCAGAAGGCGGGGCGCCATTCATCTTCCCCGACCGCGATGATCCCAGCCGCATGCTGGGATTCGAGGTGGATTTGGTCGCCGCGCTCGCCGCCCGCCTGCAGCGCGAACCGGTGTTCGTACAAAATCAATGGGACGGCCTGGTACCCGGCCTGCGCATCGACAACTATGACATCATTGTCAACGGCCTGGAGATCACGCCTGACCGCGAGCAGGAGATCAACTTCTCGATTCCATATTACATCACCTTCGAGCAGTTGACGGTGCGCAAGGACACCTACGACATCAACAGCCTGCAGGATTGCCGCGGCAGGATCGTCGGCACCCTGAAGGCCTCGCTCGCCGAGCGCATCCTGCAAACCCACCCCGACATCGAGAGCCGCGCTTACGACGGCCAGATTACGGCTTATGAAGATCTCGCCCTCGGCCGGCTCGATGCCGTGCTGATGGATCACCCCATTGCGCTGTATTACGGCGCCACCAATCCCAAGCTCAAACTCGTCGGCGATCCCATCGGCGAGATGCAATACGGCATCGGTCTGCGCAAGGAAGACACCGCCCTGCTGCAGGACATCAATCGCGCGCTGGAGCAACTGACCGCCGACGGCACCCTGCGCACCATCTATCAGCGCTGGAATCTGTGGACGCCGCGACTGGCCGCTTTCTTCAATGACCGGCAACCTTCCAATGTGCCGCCCGATGCCTGGCACGCCTTCCTGCGCACCAACCGCCTGGAGCGCACCTGGCAGGACAAGCTGGAGCAGTATCGTGTGAAATACCTGCCTCTGCTGCTCAGAGCCGCGATGGTCACCCTTGGACTTTCACTCTCGGCCATGATTCTGGCGATCCTGTTCGGCCTGGTGCTCTCGTTGTTGCGCCTCTATGCGGTGCCGCCGTTTTCCCATCTCGCGACCTTCTACATTGAAGCGGTGCGCGGCACGCCGCTGCTGGTGCAGTTGCTGTTCATCTACTACGCCCTGCCCCAGCTCATCGGCGTCAAGCTCTCGCCCGTGGTGGCGGCGGTCGCCGGCCTGGCGTTGAATTATGCCGCCTACGAAGCCGAAAATTACCGCGCCGGCATCCTCGCGATTCCGCGCAGCCAGATGGAGGCCGCGCTCGCCCTGGGCATGACGCGCTGGCAGGCATTGCGTCACGTCATCATTCCCCAGGCCCTGCGGCTGGTGATTCCGCCGGTCACCAATGATTTCATTTCGTTGATCAAAGACTCTTCCGTGGTCTCGGTCATTGCCATGGTGGAACTGACGCGCGAATACCAGCGTCTGGCCGGCATCGACTTCGACTATCTCGGCCTGGGCGTGGTGGTGGCGCTGATGTATTTTCTCATCGGCCTGCCGTTCGTGCGTTTGGCGGGCTGGGCCGAACGCAAATTCTCACTGGACAAGCGCGCCACGGCACCGGTGACCAATCCCTGA